Sequence from the Agrococcus sp. SL85 genome:
TGCTCGCCCAGATCTCGGCCGAGCGCGACGCGCTCTCGCTCATCTCGATCACGCGCGACTCCTGGGTCGCGATCCCCGGGTACGGCTCGGGCAAGATCAACAGCGCCTTCGCCCGCGGCGGCACCGAGCTCATCCGCAGCACCGTCTCGGAGCTGTTCGGCGGCCTCGAGATCGACTACGTCGTGCAGACCGACTTCGAGGGGTTCATCGGGCTCACGCGCGCCCTCGACGGCTTCGACGCCGACAACCAGCACCCCACGCGCGTCACGGTCAACAGCACCGGGCGCGTCGTCGACCTCACGGCCGACCCCGTGCACCTCTCCGGCACCGACGGCCTGATCTTCGTGCGGCAGCGGAAGGGCCTGCCGCTCGGCGACCTCGACCGCACCGAGCGGCAGCGGGCCGCCATCGCGGGCATGCTCGCGCGCATCGACGACATCGCCGAGGACCCCGCCGCGCTCGCGACGCTCATGGGCCACGTGGCCTCGCGCGTGAAGATCACGGGAGACCTCTCGGTCGAGGACATGCTCGCGCTCGCCGCGATGAGCCAGGAGCTCGACGACGCAGCCGTGATCAGCCTCATGGCGCCGATCTCCGGCTTCGGGAACCAGGCGGGGCAGTCGGTGAACGTCGTCGACGAGGCGCGCACCGCCGAGCTCGGCGACGCGCTCCGCGCGGGCGACGTGCAGCCCTACGTCGACGCGCACGGCACCGACTACGCCCCCTAGCCCGGTCGCGCCGCAGCCCGGCCGCTCCCTGGCCCGGCCGCTCCCTGGCCCGGCCGCTCCCTGGCCCGGCCGCGCCGGAGTCGGGCCGCGCCGCCGGCGCTCAGGCGAAGACGCCCGCGATCTCCTCGACCGTCGCGGGGTCGAGCTCGCCCTGGCCGGCGGCCGCGTTCTGCGCGATCTGCTCGGGGCGGGTCGCTCCGGCGATGACGCTCGTCACCGCGGGCTGCGCGAGCAGCCACTGGAACGTCGCCTCGAGCATCGTGCGGCCCGCCTCGCGCGCGATGCGGTCGTACTCCGCCAGGCGCGTCCAGTCGGCCTCGTCGAGCAGCTGCGGCTTCAGGGCCGTCAGGCGGCCGCCGACCGGACGCGCGTCGGCCGTGTACTTGCCCGAGAGCAGGCCGTTCGCGAGCGGGAAGTAGGGCAGGAAGCCGATGCCGGCCTCGAGCACCGCGGGCAGCACCTCGCGCTCGACGTCGCGCTCGACGAGCGAGTACTCGTCCTGCGCCGAGACGAACCCGTTCGGGCTCTCGACCGCGGCGGCCTCGCGGATCTGCTCGGCGCTGAGGTTGGAGTGGCCGTAGGCGCGCACCTTGCCCTCGGCGACGAGCTCGTCGAGCGCGCGCACGGTCTCCTCGATCGGCGTCGAGGGGTCGGGCGTGTGCAGCTGGTAGAGGTCGATGCGGTCGGTCTGCAGGCGGCGGAGCGAGGCCTCGACGGCGCTGCGGATGTAGCCGCGGGCGCCCTTGGGCCCCCAGCCCTCGGTGCCCTCGATCGCGAAGCCGCTGTGGCCCCACTTCGTGGCGAGCACGACGCGGTCGCGGGCGGCGGATCCGGCCTTCGCGAGCGCGACGCCCATGAGGGCCTCGGAGGTCGTGGCGGGGTTGCCGTAGATGTCGGCCGTGTCGAAGAGCGTGATGCCGTGGTCGATCGCGGCGTGGATGACGGCGTCGGTGCCCGCCTGGTCCTCGGTGCGGGTGCCCCTGCGGCCGAAGTTGTTGCAGCCGAGGCCGATGGTCGAGACCTGGAGGCCGGAGGTGCCGAGGGCGCGCGTCGTCGTCATGCCTCCAGCCTAGGGACGTCGGCGGGAGGCCCGGTGCGCGCCCGAGCCTCCGCCGCCGACGCGGGGCGGGGCGGGGCGGCGCCGCAGCACCGCCCCGCCCCGCCCCGCACGCATTGCGCCTACGGGCGGCCGCCGGGGCCGCCGGGGCCTCCCTGGCCTCCGCCCATGCCGCCACCGGTCGCTGTGCCCAGCGTCGCCGCGGTCTCGGCGCCGTCGACCACGACCGTCGCGGTCGTGCCGGTGAGCGCCGCGCTCGAGAACACGACGTTCGCGAAGGCCGACGCCGCCTGGAAGCTCGCGATCGTCGCGCCGGACTCGTCGCGGACCTCGATGGTCGAGCCCGCCTGGCCGCTCGCGGCCACCTGCAGCCAGCCCTGCGTGGAGGTGTCGTCGGGCGACTCGGCCATGCCGGCGGACCCCACCGCGAGCAGCGTGCCGCCGGTGACTGAGAGGCCGCCGTTCGCATCGAGCGCGCCGTTGCCGTCGCTCGTCGGGCCCCAGACGACGACGGTGCCGCCGCTCAGCTCGATCGATCCGTTGGAGTCGAGGCCGTCGCCGCCGGCGCGCAGCGTCACGTCGCCGCCGGTGATGGCGACGAGCTCGCCGGAGTCGGCCATGCCGCCGCCCATGCCGCCCTGGTCGGCGGTCGTCGAGGACGAGCCCGCCGAGCCGTTGATGGCATCGTCGCTCGCGGTGACGTCGATCGTGCCGCCGTCGATCTGCACGAGCGCCGACTCGAGGCCCTCGTCGGACCCCGCGACGGTCACGCTGCCGCCCGCGATCGCGAGCGCCACGTCGGCGTGCAGGCCGTCGCCGACGGCGTCCACGGTGATCGTGCCGCCCGAGACGAGGATGTCGCTGGCCGCGTGCAGGCCGTCGTCGCCGGCGGTCGCCTCGATCGTGCCGCCCTCGATCGCGATCCAGCCGCGGCCCTCGCCGTCCTCCTGGTCGCTCTGCAGCGCGTCGCCGCCCGCGTCGAGGCGGAGCGCGCCCTCCTCGACGAGCAGCGAGTCGCCGCCCCGCAGCGCCTCGTCGCCGGCGACGACCTCGAGCTCGCCGCCGATGATCGCGAGGTCGTCGCTCGTCGAGATGCCATCGTCCGAGGCCTCGATCGCGAGCGCACCGGCACCCGAGACCGTCAGGTCGGCCGCGGCGTCGATCGCGGCGTGCGCCCCGGCGTCCGCGGCGTAGGCCGTCGTGTCGACGATCGTGCTCGAGGTGCCGTCGACGAGGTGGATGGCGACGTCGTCGGCCGTCTGCACCTCGATCGCGGGGCCGTCGTCGGAGGCGATCGAGGCGCCGTCGAGCAGCAGCACGACCTGGGCGTCCTCCGCCGCGGCCACCACGACCCTGCCGTCGAGGCCACCCGAGAGGCGGTACACGCCCGCCTCGGTGATCGTGACGACCCCGTCGGCGCTCGTCACGCCGCTCGCGGCGGTCGCGCCGGTGCCGGAGAGCGTCACGTCGATGGCGTCGGCGGCGCTCCACTCGTCCTCGCGGACGACGGTGCCGTCCTCGTTGACGGCGACGAGCTCGTCGAGCGTGGCGCTCGTGACGGCGCTCGTCGTGGTCGTGGTGCCGGAGGCGCTGCTCGTGCCGGCGCCCGCCGCGGCGATCCCTGCGGTGACGGCGGTGCAGCCGGCGAGCAGCGCGCCGGTCGCGACGATCGCGACGGCGGGCAGCAGGCGGCGCAGCGGCGCGCGGCGGCGATGAGGACGGGCGGCGAGGGCGGGCTCGTCGCGGATGGGCTCGAGCGGGCGGCGGTCGGTGGTCATGGTGGTCTCCTTCTCAGGGGTTCGGTGTCGGTGGGCCGCTCAGGCGGCGGTGCGCTCGGCGTCGGCGAAGCAGCGGCGCAGCACGCCGTGCCAGCGGTTGGCGGGGAGGTCGGGCCGGAGGGCCGCGAGGCCGGTGGCGAACTTGCTGACGCGATCGGGGCGGTGCCCCGCGCGCCACAGCAGCCGGTCGACGCTGCCCGGGCCGCCGGTCGCCTTCGTCTCGACGATGACGAGGCCGGGCGTCCGGAGGGTCGTGCCGTCGTCGAGGCGCCACGCGAGGTCGGTGTCGACGGTCGCGCGGGTGGCGCCGTCGGGCAGCAGCAGCGTCGTGCGGCGGTAGGCGGTCTCGATGACGGGCCGCAGCGGCGGCGCGGGGATGCCGACGACGGCGAGCCCCTCCTCCGCGTACGCGCGGCCGTCCTCGGTGAGCACGGCCCGGTCCTCCGGCGCGTACGCGATGCGCTCCTTCACGGTCGTGCCGCGGCCGCCGCGGGTCTTCAGCTCGAGGAAGGCGAGGTTCGCGTCGACGTAGGTGCGCGTGCGCAGCTTGAAGCGCCGGCGGCGGCCGTGCGCGGCGAGCCGGTAGGCGAGCAGGTCGCCGGAGTCGAAGTAGGTGGAGGCGTAGGCCAGCGCGCGCTCGCCCGCGATCTCGAGCGCCCGCGTGCCCTCGGGGAGCGCCGCGAGCATCCGCGCCGCGTCATCGGCGGCGAGCGCGTACTTGCGGTCGACGCGGGTGAGGAGCGCCGCCGCGGCCGTGAGCTCCTCGAGCGCCACCGGCTCGAGCGCGGCGACGGCGCGCTCGATCGTCCGCGACGCGGATGCGGCGGTCATGCCGCCACCGCCTGCCGCGCCGGTGCGACGTCCCAGCGCACGTCGACCAGGGTGCTGTCGTCGACGAGGTCGACCTCCACGACGCTCGCCTGGCGCACGCGGCCGCCGAGCAGCTGCTCGAGGTGCGCGACGAGCTCGGCGCGATCGACGATCGCGCGGTCGATGCGCACCTGCTGGTGCTGCCCGGCGGCCAGCAGGCGCGGGTGGTCGACGATCGCGAGGGCGCCGACGACGAGCGCGATGAGGGCGCCGGAGAGCACGAGGTCGGCGGCGCCGAGGCCCGCGACGAGGCCGATGGCCAGCGAGGCGAAGTAGTAGGCCACCTCGCGCTGCGAGATCTCGGTGGAGCGCAGGCGGATGATCGAGAGCACGCCGAAGAGGCCGAGGCCCACGCCGATCGAGGCGGTCGCGTCGGCGAGCACGAGGCTCACGGCGAGCACGCCCACGTTGACGCCCACGAAGGCGACGAGCAGGTCGCGGCGGCGGTGGCGGCGGTAGTAGAGGCCGTAGGCGAGGACGAGGATCGCGAGGGCGTCGACGGCGAGCAGGAGGGCGGTGTTCACGGGAGCTCCAGGTGGGGGTTCGGGTTGGATCGGTTCGGGATGGATCGGTTCGGGATGGATCGGCTCGACGGGACGGCGCGGGTGGCGGGCGGCACGGGTGCGGCCTCCGCCGCCCCGCCCGCCGCCGGGGCGAAGACGCCGAAGCGCTGCGCCGCGTAGGCGAGGCCTGCGAGGCACGCGTCGATCGCGAGCTTCGCGGGCAGGAGGGCGGCGCCGGCGGCCACGGCCGCCTGCAGCGCGCCCGCGCCGACGACGGCGCTCGCGACGGCGAGCAGCGCGTAGCGGCGGGCCTGGTCGAGGGTGCGCCCGGAGGCTGCGGCGAAGACCCAGCGACGGCCGACCGCGAAGTGCACGCCGGCGGTGACGGCGCGGGCCGCGAGCGCCGCGAGGCCGGCGAGCCCGAGCACGGCGGTGAGGGCGACGACGAGCAGCGCGTCGAGCGCGAAGCACGCGAGGCCGAGCGCAGAGAAGCGCAGGACGGGGCCGAGGAGCGGCGCGAGGACGCGCGCGGAGTCGGCGATCGGGCGGAAGTGCGAGGAGGCGTTGCCGTCGAGGTAGACCGTGGCGATCGGCACCCCGTGGAGCACGACGCGGCGGCGGGCGGCCTCGAGCAGCACGCGCTGCTCGTGCTCGAAGCGATCGCCCGGCACCCGCCCGATCCAGCGCAGCGCCCCCGCCGGGAGGCCCCGCAGGCCCGTCTGCGCGTCCCCGACGCGGACGCCCGAGGCGAGGGCGAAGAGGCCCCGGCTCACGGCGTTGCCGAGCCGGCTGCGCAGCGGCACGTCACCGACGAGCGCGCGCTCGCCGAGCACGATCGCGTCGGGGTGCGCACCCAGCGCGGCCTCGACGGCGGCGACGTCCTCGGGCGTGTGCTGGCCGTCGCAGTCGGCGGTGACGACGGCGCTGCCCGGGTGGGCGGCGCGCACGTGGCCGATGCCGGTGCGGAGGGCAGCGCCCTTGCCGCGGTTCGCGGGGTGCGTGAGCACGGTCGCCCCGAGGGCCCGCACCGCGGCGAGCGCGGCGGCCGCGCCCGGGCCGCTGCCGTCGTCGACGACGACGACCGGCCGAGGCGCGAGCGCCCGCACGAGGCGCTCGAGGCGCTCGTCCGGGTCGAGCGCGCAGATCAGGACGACGGCCACGGTCAGCCCACCACGTAGAGGATGTCGCTCGTGGCGCGCTCGCCGCCGTTCGACGGCTCGTTCACGACCTCCCCGTCGACGACGATCGTCGAGGAGCCGCCGCCGTCGAGGTTGTAGGCGACGTCCGCGCCGAGGCCCTGCAGGGAGGACGCGAGCTCGGTGAGCGTCATGCCCGCGCTCTCGTCGCTGCGGCCGTCGACGACCACGAGCGCGATCCGCCCGTCCTCGAGCACCGCGACGGCGGTGCGCGGCTGGTCGCCCTGGATGGAGTGGTTGCCGACGTTCGTGTCGACCTCGACGCTCTCGATGCCGCCGACGACCGCGCCGTCCTCGACGAGCGCGGGGCCGAACGAGAGCGTCTGCCAGGCCCCGTCGGCGAGCAGCTCCTCGCCGCTCGTGGCGGTCTCGTCGACGATCGCGGCGGTGCCGTCGCGGTAGAGCACGAGCGCCTCGCGGACGCCCTCGTCGCGGTAGAGCACGCCGTTGCGGATGACGATGCCGGTGTCGCGGAAGCCGTAGTAGTCGCCGTTGATGGCGATGCTCGCGCCCACCTGCTCGGCGATGACGCTCGGCAGCTCGGTGATGTTCTCGCCGAAGGCGTCGTCGGCGAAGGCGCTGCGCAGCTGCGTGATGTCGTCCAGCTCGAGGATCGCCGTCGTCACCGCCGCGGCGTCGTCGCCCTCCCCCACCGTCTCCGTCGTGACGGTCGCGGAGGCCGTGCCCGCCTCGGCGGCGACGGCCGCGGTGCCCGCGGCACGCTCGAGCGAGGAGGCGCTGACGACCTCGACGTGCTCGACGACGAAGCGGTCGAGCGCCCAGGCGACGCCGCCGATCGCGGTCGTGCAGGCGACGAGGCCGGCGGCGATCGCGACGCGGGCGCGGGTGCCGAGGCGGCGGCGCGGGCTGGCGGCGGGCTGGTCGGCGCCGACGGGCGCGCCGGGAGCGGGAGCGGGGGCGGGAGTGGAAGAGGCGGCGTCGTGCATGGATCCCACGATCCGCGGGGGCCCCTGCCCGGAGCAGAACCGCACCTTGGCCGCGCATGAGCGGAGCCGAGCGATCCCCGATGACGGGCCTGTGCGCCGCCTATGCGCGCTCGGCGAGCGGGAGCCGCACCGCGAAGGCCGTGCGGCCGGGGGCGCTCTCGACCTCGATGCGGCCGCCGTGGGCCGCGACGATCGCCGCCGAGATCGACAGGCCGAGGCCCGTGCTGCCCCAGGCGCGCTGCCGCGCCTCGTCGCCGCGCGCGAAGCGCTGGAACAGCCGCTCCTGCAGCGCGGGATCGATGCCGGGGCCGTCGTCGACGACCCGCACCACCGCCTCCGCGCCCTCGCGATCGAGCGAGGCCGTCACCGTCGTGCCGGCCGGCGCGTGCACGCGGGCGTTCCCCAGCAGGTTCGCGAGCACCTGGCGCAGCCGGTCAGGATCGCCGGGCACCTCGACCGGCTCGTCGACGTCGAGCAGCCACACGTGGCCGGGCGCCGCGGCGTGCGCGTCGCCCACGGCGTCGATGAGCAGCAGCGCGAGGTCGACCCGCTCCTGCCGCAGCGGCTGCCCCGCGTCGAGCCGGGCGAGCAGCAGCAGGTCGTCGACGAGCGCGCTCATGCGCACGGCCTCCGCGCCGATCCGCTCCAGCGAGCGCTGCTGCGTGGAGGTCATGGGTGCTCCCTCGGCCGCCGAGAGCTGCGCGTAGCCGCGGATCGAGGCGAGCGGCGTGCGCAGCTCGTGGCTCGCGTCGGCGATGAAGCGGCGCAGCTGCTCCTCGCTGCGCTGTCGCGCGGCGAGCGAGGCCTCCACGTGGTGCAGGAGCGTGTTGAGCGCGAGCCCCACCCGGCCGGCCTCCGTGCGCGGATCGGCGTCGCGATCCTGCACGCGCTCCGGCAGCTCGACCGCGCCCGCCGCGAGCGGCCTCGCCGCGACGCCCTGCGCGGTGGCCGCGACGCGCTCGAGCGGCCGGAGGGCGCGGGCGACGACGATCGCGATGCCCACGACGACGAGCAGCAGCGCGGCCCCCATGACGGCTGCGAGGATGCCCGCCGAGGCCGCGGTCGTCGCGTCGACGTCGCCGAGCGAGCTGCCCGCGATCACCGTCGTGCCGTCGCGGGACTCGGCGGCGACGCGCATGCGCCCCACCTCGCCGCCGAGGTCGACGGTCGCCGGGGTGCGCTCGCCCAGCCCGGCGTCGAGGAGCGCCTGCACCTGCGATGCGGCGAGCGGGATCTCCCCGCCGTCGAGCCCCGTGTAGTCGGCGCCGGAGACGGTGCCGTCGGCGGCCACGACGAGCTGCAGGGTGCCCACGCGCGGCGCGGGCCCGTCGCCCGGCTGGCCTCCGGGGCCTCCGGGGCCGCCGCGCCCCGAGCCCGCGATGTCGAGCCCGGCGAGCACCTGCTCGTCGAGCCGGTCGAGCACCGACTGGCGCAGCGTCGCCACCGCCGTCGCGCCCGCGACGAGCAGTGCGATCGCCACCACGGCGCTCGCGCCGACCACGAGGGTGCGGCGCAGCGTCCAGGCGCGGCTGCGCATCAGGCCGGCTTGATCGTGTAGCCGACGCCGCGCACGGTGTGCAGCATGGGCTCGCCGAGCGCGTCGACCTTCTTGCGCAGGTACGAGACGTAGATCTCGACGATGCTGGCCCTGCCGCCGAAGTCGTAGCTCCAGACGGCGTCGAGGATCTGCGCCTTCGAGAGCACCCGCCTGGGGTTCCGCATGAGGTAGCGCAGCAGCTCGAACTCCTTCGCCGTGAGCGCGATGGGCGTGCCGCCGCGCGAGACCTCGTAGGTCTCCTCGTCGAGGACGAGGTCGCCCACGACGAGGCGCGGATCGTCGTCGCCGGTCGCGACGTGGCGGCGCACCATCCGCCGCAGCCGCGCCACGACCTCCTCGAGGTTGAAGGGCTTCGTGACGTAGTCGTCGCCGCCCTCCTCGATGCCGGCGATGCGGTCGGTCACGGCGTCCTTCGCCGTGAGGAGCAGCACGGGCACCTCGTTGCCCGCGGCGCGGAGCCTGCGCAGCACCTCCATGCCGTCGATGCCGGGGAGCATGATGTCGAGCACCACGACGTCGGGCTGCAGCTCGCGGATCGCGTTCAGCGCGTCCTGCCCGTTCGCCGCGGTGCGGGCGAGCCAGCCCTCGTTGGCGAGCGCCATGCGCAGCAGCTCGGCGAGGTTGGCCTCGTCGTCGACGACGACCGCGCGGATGGGCTGGCCGTCGGCGCGCACGAGCGGGCGGCGCGGGGCGGCGGGGCGAGGATCCATGGCCATAGTCAATCCGATGCTGGGCGGCAGGGGTGCCACCAGCGTGCGCGGCTCGCACGAGCGGCGGCCCGGCGGAGCCTTGGAGGACGCCAAGCGCCGCGGCGCGGGTGCGCCGGCTCGACGCATCTGCGCAGGCGCACCCGGCTCAGGCGCCGGTTCAGGCGCCGCGCGTCTTCCGGGGCTTCCGCGGCTTGTGGGGCTGCGTCGCGGCGATGGTCTGCACGACCTCGTGCAGCCACTCGGTGTCGGCCATCGCGTCGTCGTCGGCGATGCCGTAGGGCTTCGAGCCCGGGTACGCCTCGCCGCGCGGGAGGTGCGCGGTGAGCTCGGCCGCCTCGGGCACGAGCTTCAGGAAGAGGGTGTCGTCGCACACGAACGCGAAGACGCGGTCGTCGCAGTACAGCGCGTGCTCCCCGAACATCGGCTGCAGGCGGATGGGCAGCGGGTCGAGCGCGCGCTCGATCCGCTCGAGCGTCTCGGGCAGGTTCGGCATGCCCCGATGATGGCGCACGCCGGTGACGGAGGCCGCACTGCCATCCAGCGGTGACCGGCCGCCGCAGGTCGAGGAGGCCGCGCCGGAGGCGCTGCCGTCACGAGACCCGCCGAGCGGGTCGGGTCTCGTGACGCGTGCGGGCGCGCCGCGCGCTCGTCGACCAGCGGGAGCGACGCGTCAGGCGGCGACGGCGCGCGGGTCGCGCACCGTGAGGCGGAGCCCCGACCCGGTGCGCTCGAGCGGCAGCCCGGCGCCGGCCGCCCAGGCCGCGAGCTCGTCCGCCGAGCCCGCGCGGGCGCCCGCCTCGGCGAGCGCGCGCACGAGCGCGCCCTTGCCGGCCTTGTTCCAGTGGTTGAGCGCCGTGCCCTCGGGCGAGACGACCTCCACGGCCACCGCGCCCGCGACGGGCGCGAGCTGCGCGTAGGCCTTCGAGCGGAGGTCCAGGGCGAAGCCGTCGAGCTCGGCGCCCGCGTCGGCCCAGAGCGCCTTCATCCGCGCCCCCGGCAGCCGCGTGTGCTCGGAGACCTTGTAGGCGGGGATCGCGTCGCCCGCGCGCACGAAGCCGAGCAGCGCCGACTGGATGACCACGTGGCGCTCCACCCACGCTCGCGCGTCGCGCTCGAGCGAGCCGGCGTCGAGCGCGTCGTAGAGCACACCCGTGTACCGGTCGATCGCGGGCATGGTCGCCGAGGTGCGCACCGCTGCGTTGTCGGCGGCCGCGCGCGCCTTCGCGGGCGTCGAGGTGTCCTGCCCTGCGGCGACGAGGCGGTCGAGCGCAGCCAGTGCCCGGGAACGGGCGACGGCCAGCCCGGGGAACCCCAGGCCGGCCGTCGTGAGGCTGGCGCCCGTCCCGCCTGCCGCCTTCGTCTCGCTGGGCGGCAGGAGGACGATCACGCGAGCGCTGCGTCGCGGGCGACGATCTCCACCCGGTCGTGGTCGACCGAGAGGAAGCCCTCGTCGGCCTGCACGCGGTGGACCGTGCCGGACGTGTCGGTGACGCGCACCTGACCCTCGGCGAGCAGCGCGAGGACGGGCTCGTGACCGGTCAGGATGCCGATCTCACCCTCCACCGTCTTGGCGATGATCTGCGACGCCTCGCCCGACCACACCTCCTGGGTGGCCGACACGATGCTCACCGAGAGCGGCATCAGCCGTTCTCCTTCTGGATCTGCGCCCACTTGGCCTCGACGTCCGAGATGCCGCCGACGTTGAAGAACGCCTGCTCGGCCACGTGGTCGAACTCGCCCTTGACGATCGCGTCGAACGACTCGATGGTCTCCTTGATCGGGACCGTGGAGCCCTCGACGCCGGTGAACTTCTTCGCCATGTAGGTGTTCTGCGAGAGGAACTGCTGGATCCGGCGCGCGCGCGACACCGTGATCTTGTCCTCCTCGGAGAGCTCGTCGACACCGAGGATCGCGATGATCTCCTGCAGCTCCTTGTTCTTCTGCAGGATCTGCTTCACGGCGGTCGCCACGCGGTAGTGGTCGGCGCCGATGTAGCGCGGGTCGAGGATGCGGCTCGTCGACGTGAGCGGGTCGACGGCCGGGTAGAGGCCCTTCGACGCGATCTCGCGGCTCAGCTCCGTCGTCGCGTCGAGGTGCGCGAACGTCGTGGCCGGGGCCGGGTCGGTGTAGTCGTCGGCGGGCACGTAGATCGCCTGCAGCGAGGTGATCGAGTGGCCGCGCGTCGAGGTGATGCGCTCCTGGAGGATGCCCATCTCGTCGGCGAGGTTCGGCTGGTAGCCCACCGCGGAGGGCATGCGGCCGAGCAGCGTCGACACCTCGGAGCCCGCCTGCGTGAAGCGGAAGATGTTGTCGATGAAGAGCAGCACGTCCTGCTTCTGCACGTCGCGGAAGTACTCCGCCATCGTCAGCGCCGAGAGCGCGACGCGGAGGCGCGTGCCCGGCGGCTCGTCCATCTGGCCGAAGACGAGCGCGGTCTTGTCGAAGACGCCCGCCTCCTCCATCTCGTGGATGAGGTCGTTGCCCTCACGCGTGCGCTCGCCGACGCCGGCGAACACCGAGACGCCGCCGTGGTCCTGCGCGACGCGCTGGATCATCTCCTGGATGAGGACGGTCTTGCCGACGCCGGCGCCGCCGAACAGGCCGATCTTGCCGCCCTGCACGTACGGGGTGAGGAGGTCGATGACCTTGATGCCGGTCTCGAACATCGCGGTCTTCGACTCGAGCTGGTCGAAGGCCGGCGCCTTGCGGTGGATCGACCAGCGCTCGGAGACCTCGAGCTGCTCGCCCTCCGGGAGGTTGAGCGGCTCGCCGATGACGTTGAAGACCTTGCCCTTGGTGACGTCGCCGACGGGCACCGTGATGGGCTCGCCGGAGTCGCGCACCTCCTGGCCGCGGACGAGGCCGTCCGTGGGCTTCAGGGCGATCGCGCGCACGAGGTCGTCGCCGAGGTGCTGGGCGACCTCGAGCGTCAGCGTGAACGACTCGGCGCCCTCGCCGAGCGACACCTCGGTCTTGAGCGCGTTGTAGATGCCCGGGATGGCATCGTGCGGGAACTCGATGTCGACGACCGGGCCGGTGACTCGGGCGATGCGACCGACGCCGCCTGCGGCCGCCTGCGGGGCCGACTGGGTGTCCGTGATGGTCATTGTCCTTGCCTTTCGTGGCTACTTCGCCGAGGAGAGGGCGTCCGCGCCGCCCACGATCTCGGAGATCTGCTGCGTGATCTCGGCCTGACGCGCGTTGTTGCGGAGACGCGTGTAGTCCGTGATGAGCTTGTCCGCGTTGTCGGAGGCCGACTTCATGGCCTTCTGCGTGGCCGCCTGCTTCGCGGCGGCCGACTGCAGGAGCGCGTTGAAGATGCGGCTCTCGACGTACACGGGGAGGAGGGCGTCGAGCACCGACGCGGGCTCCGGCTCGAACTCGTAGAGCGGCAGCGCCGCCTCGTCGGAGGCCTGGTCGGCCTCGACGATCTCGAGCGGGAGGAGGCGCACGACGCTCGGCTCCTGCGTCATCATGCTCACGAAGCGGTTGTAGACGACGTGGATCTCGTCGACCTCCCCCTTCGTGTACGACTCGATGACGAGGTCGGCGATCTCGCGGGCGAGCTCCGAGTCCGGCACGTCCGTCTGACCCTGCCAGTCCTTGATGAACGAGCGACGGCGGAACTGGAAGTACTGCACCGCCTTGCGGCCGACGAGGTAGTGGTCGACCTCCTTGCCGTCCTGCTCGAGCTGCGCCCGCAGCTCACCCGCCTCGCGGATGATCTGCGAGTTGAACGCGCCGGCGAGGCCGCGGTCGCTCGTGAGGACGATGACGGCGGAGCGCTTGATCTCCTCGCGCTCCGTCGTCAGCGGGTGCCCCTCGTTGGAGTACGTGGCCACGGCCGAGACGGCGCGCGTGATCGCCCGGGCGTAGGGGCTCGACGCCTCGACGCGACCCAGAGCCTTCTGGATGCGCGAGGCGGCGATGAGCTCCATCGCCTTCGTGATCTTCTTGGTCGTCTGCGCAGACTTGATCTTCTGCGTGTAGACCCTGAGCTTGGCGCCCATGGATCAGCGCTTGCCCTTCACGATCTGGGCCTGGTTGACGTCCTCGAGCGGCATCGCGCTCGAGGGGTCGTTGTCGACGATCGAGTCGGAGCCCTTGGCCTGGAAGCCCTTCGCGAACTCGTCGACCTCGCGCTCGAGCGTGGCGAGCGTGTCGTCGTCCAGGACGTTCGTGGCGCGGAGCGTCGCGAGCACCTCGGAGTTGTTGCGGAGGTGCTCGAGCAGCTCGGCCTCGAAGCGCAGGATGTCCTCGACCGGGACCTCGTCCATCTTGCCGTTCGTGCCGGCCCAGATGGAGACGACCTGCTCCTCGACCGGGTACGGCGAGTACTGCGGCTGCTTGAGGAGCTCGGTGAGGCGGGCGCCTCGCGC
This genomic interval carries:
- a CDS encoding phosphodiester glycosidase family protein, whose translation is MHDAASSTPAPAPAPGAPVGADQPAASPRRRLGTRARVAIAAGLVACTTAIGGVAWALDRFVVEHVEVVSASSLERAAGTAAVAAEAGTASATVTTETVGEGDDAAAVTTAILELDDITQLRSAFADDAFGENITELPSVIAEQVGASIAINGDYYGFRDTGIVIRNGVLYRDEGVREALVLYRDGTAAIVDETATSGEELLADGAWQTLSFGPALVEDGAVVGGIESVEVDTNVGNHSIQGDQPRTAVAVLEDGRIALVVVDGRSDESAGMTLTELASSLQGLGADVAYNLDGGGSSTIVVDGEVVNEPSNGGERATSDILYVVG
- a CDS encoding sensor histidine kinase, producing MRSRAWTLRRTLVVGASAVVAIALLVAGATAVATLRQSVLDRLDEQVLAGLDIAGSGRGGPGGPGGQPGDGPAPRVGTLQLVVAADGTVSGADYTGLDGGEIPLAASQVQALLDAGLGERTPATVDLGGEVGRMRVAAESRDGTTVIAGSSLGDVDATTAASAGILAAVMGAALLLVVVGIAIVVARALRPLERVAATAQGVAARPLAAGAVELPERVQDRDADPRTEAGRVGLALNTLLHHVEASLAARQRSEEQLRRFIADASHELRTPLASIRGYAQLSAAEGAPMTSTQQRSLERIGAEAVRMSALVDDLLLLARLDAGQPLRQERVDLALLLIDAVGDAHAAAPGHVWLLDVDEPVEVPGDPDRLRQVLANLLGNARVHAPAGTTVTASLDREGAEAVVRVVDDGPGIDPALQERLFQRFARGDEARQRAWGSTGLGLSISAAIVAAHGGRIEVESAPGRTAFAVRLPLAERA
- a CDS encoding response regulator transcription factor; this translates as MDPRPAAPRRPLVRADGQPIRAVVVDDEANLAELLRMALANEGWLARTAANGQDALNAIRELQPDVVVLDIMLPGIDGMEVLRRLRAAGNEVPVLLLTAKDAVTDRIAGIEEGGDDYVTKPFNLEEVVARLRRMVRRHVATGDDDPRLVVGDLVLDEETYEVSRGGTPIALTAKEFELLRYLMRNPRRVLSKAQILDAVWSYDFGGRASIVEIYVSYLRKKVDALGEPMLHTVRGVGYTIKPA
- a CDS encoding TfoX/Sxy family protein, with product MPNLPETLERIERALDPLPIRLQPMFGEHALYCDDRVFAFVCDDTLFLKLVPEAAELTAHLPRGEAYPGSKPYGIADDDAMADTEWLHEVVQTIAATQPHKPRKPRKTRGA
- the yaaA gene encoding peroxide stress protein YaaA — protein: MIVLLPPSETKAAGGTGASLTTAGLGFPGLAVARSRALAALDRLVAAGQDTSTPAKARAAADNAAVRTSATMPAIDRYTGVLYDALDAGSLERDARAWVERHVVIQSALLGFVRAGDAIPAYKVSEHTRLPGARMKALWADAGAELDGFALDLRSKAYAQLAPVAGAVAVEVVSPEGTALNHWNKAGKGALVRALAEAGARAGSADELAAWAAGAGLPLERTGSGLRLTVRDPRAVAA
- a CDS encoding F0F1 ATP synthase subunit epsilon; the encoded protein is MPLSVSIVSATQEVWSGEASQIIAKTVEGEIGILTGHEPVLALLAEGQVRVTDTSGTVHRVQADEGFLSVDHDRVEIVARDAALA
- the atpD gene encoding F0F1 ATP synthase subunit beta — protein: MTITDTQSAPQAAAGGVGRIARVTGPVVDIEFPHDAIPGIYNALKTEVSLGEGAESFTLTLEVAQHLGDDLVRAIALKPTDGLVRGQEVRDSGEPITVPVGDVTKGKVFNVIGEPLNLPEGEQLEVSERWSIHRKAPAFDQLESKTAMFETGIKVIDLLTPYVQGGKIGLFGGAGVGKTVLIQEMIQRVAQDHGGVSVFAGVGERTREGNDLIHEMEEAGVFDKTALVFGQMDEPPGTRLRVALSALTMAEYFRDVQKQDVLLFIDNIFRFTQAGSEVSTLLGRMPSAVGYQPNLADEMGILQERITSTRGHSITSLQAIYVPADDYTDPAPATTFAHLDATTELSREIASKGLYPAVDPLTSTSRILDPRYIGADHYRVATAVKQILQKNKELQEIIAILGVDELSEEDKITVSRARRIQQFLSQNTYMAKKFTGVEGSTVPIKETIESFDAIVKGEFDHVAEQAFFNVGGISDVEAKWAQIQKENG